Proteins from a genomic interval of Bradyrhizobium sp. CCGB01:
- a CDS encoding ABC transporter ATP-binding protein, producing MDSVAQRLSAVGAGAALELRGVTRLFGALAALTDVTITVRPGERRAVLGSNGAGKTTLFNCITGDFPPSSGTIRFFGEDVTHFPPYERIRRGLRRTYQISALFPGLTVQDNVYLACRGVSRGRFSFLRPGQNDALMHAADNLVQAVHLTSVKDQQVAELAHGQQRQLEIALALAGAPRFVLFDEPAAGLSPTERAELIEILTSLPAHIGYIIIEHDMDVALRVVESVTMMHNGRIFKEGRPQEIQSDPEVQELYLGGGHE from the coding sequence ATGGATAGCGTCGCGCAACGCCTCTCTGCCGTCGGCGCCGGCGCGGCGCTGGAGCTTCGTGGCGTGACGCGCCTGTTTGGCGCGCTCGCGGCGCTCACCGACGTCACCATCACCGTTCGCCCCGGCGAACGGCGCGCCGTGCTCGGCTCCAACGGCGCCGGCAAAACCACCCTGTTCAACTGCATCACCGGCGACTTCCCACCCTCTTCCGGCACCATCCGCTTCTTCGGCGAGGACGTCACGCACTTCCCGCCCTATGAGCGCATCCGCCGCGGCCTGCGCCGGACTTACCAGATCTCCGCGCTGTTCCCCGGCCTCACAGTCCAGGACAACGTCTATCTCGCTTGCCGCGGCGTCTCGCGGGGGCGCTTCTCGTTTCTCCGCCCCGGTCAAAACGATGCGCTGATGCACGCGGCCGACAACCTCGTCCAGGCCGTCCATCTCACGAGCGTTAAGGATCAGCAGGTTGCCGAGCTCGCGCATGGCCAGCAGCGCCAGCTCGAGATCGCGCTGGCGCTTGCCGGCGCGCCGCGCTTCGTGCTGTTCGATGAACCGGCCGCGGGACTGTCGCCGACCGAGCGTGCCGAGTTGATCGAGATATTGACCTCGCTGCCCGCGCATATCGGCTACATCATCATCGAGCACGACATGGACGTAGCGCTACGCGTCGTCGAGAGCGTCACGATGATGCACAACGGGCGCATCTTCAAGGAAGGCCGACCGCAGGAGATCCAGTCCGATCCCGAGGTGCAGGAGCTTTACCTAGGAGGCGGCCATGAATGA
- a CDS encoding branched-chain amino acid ABC transporter permease, protein MSLAHDARVTVRPAATAHGPALRRWPEIDNPAAWIVACILLLMPLIANGFFLIEIFATTLILGTMALSLMFLAGYGGMVSLMQLTIAGFSAYMVAVFGVSGNANISLGWPWWLAVPMALALATIFGTLGGALAVRTEGIYTIMITLAIGAAFYYFTNQNWAIFNGHTGINTVATPHFWGVNWRADIPFYYIVLAVAATCYFAVDYISRAPFGLALQGVRDNPRRMAALGFNVNAHRVAAYAFASFVAALAGVLQVWNYRQISPGSVSVGACIDILIIAVVGGITRPIGPFIGALIFVLLRTFAIDFLVKLGLDGNRFRLLIGLGFLAIVFWSSDGVIGLWQSWWKRQRSNAARSSGRHGGSSGRGSGHG, encoded by the coding sequence ATGTCGCTGGCTCACGACGCTCGCGTCACCGTTCGCCCCGCCGCCACCGCGCACGGCCCTGCGTTGCGCCGGTGGCCGGAGATCGACAATCCGGCGGCCTGGATCGTCGCATGCATTCTCCTGCTCATGCCGCTGATCGCCAACGGCTTCTTCCTGATCGAGATCTTTGCGACCACGCTGATCCTCGGCACGATGGCGCTGAGCCTGATGTTCCTCGCCGGCTATGGCGGCATGGTCAGCCTGATGCAGCTCACCATCGCCGGTTTCTCCGCCTATATGGTCGCGGTGTTCGGCGTCAGCGGCAACGCCAATATCAGCCTGGGCTGGCCGTGGTGGCTCGCGGTCCCGATGGCGCTGGCGCTCGCGACCATCTTCGGAACGCTCGGCGGCGCGCTGGCCGTGCGCACCGAAGGCATCTACACCATCATGATCACGCTCGCGATCGGCGCGGCGTTCTATTATTTCACCAACCAGAACTGGGCGATCTTCAACGGGCATACCGGCATCAACACCGTTGCCACGCCGCATTTCTGGGGCGTCAACTGGCGCGCCGACATTCCATTCTACTACATCGTGCTCGCGGTGGCCGCGACGTGTTACTTCGCCGTCGACTACATCTCCCGCGCGCCATTCGGCCTGGCGCTGCAGGGCGTGCGCGACAATCCCCGCCGCATGGCGGCGCTCGGCTTCAACGTCAACGCGCATCGCGTCGCGGCCTACGCCTTCGCGTCGTTCGTCGCAGCGCTAGCCGGCGTGCTCCAGGTCTGGAACTACCGGCAGATCTCGCCTGGCTCGGTGAGCGTCGGCGCCTGCATCGACATCCTCATCATCGCCGTGGTCGGCGGCATCACGCGACCCATCGGCCCCTTCATCGGCGCGCTGATCTTCGTGCTGCTCCGCACCTTCGCGATCGACTTCCTGGTCAAGCTCGGGCTCGACGGCAACCGCTTCCGGCTGCTGATCGGCCTCGGCTTCCTCGCGATCGTGTTCTGGTCCTCGGACGGCGTCATCGGGCTCTGGCAGAGCTGGTGGAAACGCCAGCGATCCAACGCGGCCCGTTCAAGCGGGCGTCATGGAGGAAGCTCTGGCCGAGGATCTGGCCATGGATAG
- a CDS encoding branched-chain amino acid ABC transporter permease translates to MTRFVERHPAWALIVIIAIAVALWLIFAVWPPGLEEAIGRKRVFLNAVFNGITLGGLYFLVASGFTLIFGLMRNVNLAHGSLYLFGGYVGYAISASTGSWLLSFIIAFILTALVGVLLQLIVFRRMEGQDLRQTMVTIGLSIVFADLMLWACGGDFYQIQTPNWLIGPVELPLVTAVKSSGEPVYLRYPLVRLVIFAASVVIGVAMWLALNRTRIGMIIRAGVDDRDILAATGVRIQLVFVGVFAFGAGLAGIAGVVGGTFQSLSPGEDIRFLLASLVVVIVGGMGSIPGAALGALIIGLAEQLGSVYIPTYAIVVTFLIMVLVLAIRPQGLVARR, encoded by the coding sequence ATGACCCGCTTTGTCGAGCGGCATCCCGCATGGGCGCTGATCGTCATCATCGCGATCGCCGTGGCGCTGTGGTTGATCTTCGCGGTGTGGCCGCCGGGCCTTGAAGAGGCGATCGGCCGCAAGCGCGTCTTCCTCAACGCCGTGTTCAACGGCATCACGCTGGGCGGGCTCTACTTCCTGGTCGCCAGCGGTTTCACCCTGATCTTCGGCCTGATGCGCAACGTCAACCTCGCGCACGGCTCGCTGTATTTGTTCGGCGGCTATGTCGGCTACGCCATCAGCGCCTCGACCGGCTCCTGGCTCCTCAGCTTCATCATCGCCTTCATCCTGACGGCGCTGGTCGGCGTCCTGCTTCAGCTCATCGTCTTCCGCCGCATGGAGGGCCAGGACTTGCGGCAGACCATGGTGACGATCGGGCTCTCGATCGTTTTCGCCGACCTCATGCTGTGGGCTTGCGGCGGCGACTTCTATCAGATCCAGACGCCGAACTGGTTGATCGGCCCCGTGGAGCTGCCTCTGGTCACAGCGGTCAAATCCTCCGGCGAACCGGTCTATCTCCGCTATCCGCTGGTGCGGCTCGTGATTTTCGCCGCCTCCGTCGTGATTGGCGTGGCGATGTGGCTGGCGCTCAACCGCACGCGCATCGGCATGATCATCCGCGCCGGTGTCGACGATCGCGACATCCTGGCTGCGACCGGGGTCAGGATCCAGCTCGTCTTCGTGGGGGTGTTCGCGTTCGGCGCCGGGCTTGCCGGCATCGCCGGCGTCGTCGGCGGAACCTTCCAGTCGCTCTCGCCCGGCGAGGACATCCGCTTCCTGCTCGCTTCCCTGGTGGTCGTGATCGTCGGCGGCATGGGGTCGATCCCGGGGGCTGCATTGGGCGCGCTCATCATCGGCCTCGCCGAGCAGCTCGGCTCCGTCTACATCCCCACCTATGCCATCGTCGTGACCTTCCTGATCATGGTGCTGGTACTGGCAATCCGGCCGCAGGGCCTGGTGGCGAGGCGCTGA
- a CDS encoding AraC family transcriptional regulator gives MSRALAVFHGRFGRATVYQLNRPFNIHAHREGHLIFHVGGRSACIDVSDGRYQLTEGSVVAINPWEPHNFLPSDLEVGAVFFVLYVNAEWFAPDAPGADRLRFGRTQFARSAALDKQIRHAAALVCGAPSLNSLDGELRRLIDVCYDESWQQAETARDPRANGSVTDFRVRKCIKMMSESPGAEIELDTIARESGLSRPHFYRLFRTQTGVTPHLYLNTLMMEQALEALVASEAPIADIGFDLGFSSQSGFTRFFAANVGMAPTDYRRAAKVLRA, from the coding sequence ATGAGCCGGGCGCTCGCCGTCTTCCACGGCCGCTTTGGCCGGGCGACGGTCTATCAGTTGAACCGCCCTTTCAACATCCACGCACATCGCGAAGGTCATCTGATCTTCCATGTCGGGGGACGTTCCGCATGCATCGATGTCAGCGACGGACGTTACCAGCTCACCGAGGGTTCCGTGGTCGCGATCAATCCATGGGAACCGCATAATTTTCTGCCGTCCGATCTCGAAGTCGGCGCCGTTTTCTTCGTGCTCTATGTCAATGCGGAGTGGTTCGCCCCCGATGCGCCCGGCGCCGACCGCCTGCGCTTCGGCCGGACCCAGTTCGCGCGGTCGGCTGCGCTGGACAAGCAGATCAGGCACGCGGCCGCGCTCGTGTGCGGCGCTCCCTCCCTCAATAGCCTCGATGGCGAGCTGAGACGGCTGATCGACGTCTGCTACGACGAGAGCTGGCAGCAGGCCGAAACGGCGCGCGATCCGCGCGCGAATGGCTCCGTCACCGATTTTCGCGTGCGCAAGTGCATCAAGATGATGTCGGAAAGTCCCGGCGCCGAGATCGAGCTCGACACCATCGCGCGCGAATCCGGCCTGTCGCGGCCGCATTTCTACCGGCTATTCCGCACGCAGACGGGTGTCACGCCGCACCTCTACCTCAACACGCTGATGATGGAGCAGGCGCTGGAGGCTCTGGTGGCGAGCGAAGCACCGATCGCCGATATCGGCTTCGATCTCGGCTTCTCATCGCAGAGCGGTTTCACCCGCTTCTTCGCCGCCAATGTCGGCATGGCGCCGACCGATTATCGCCGCGCGGCCAAGGTTTTGCGCGCCTGA
- a CDS encoding ABC transporter substrate-binding protein, which produces MLRGSLGLIALSSLFLSGAAIAQEKIKVGVTATLEGTYTVLGEDGMRGHQTALNVLGKKVGDKELEFIVASTDATPDSAVRAVRKLIEQDKVQILLSPLSGDEGIAVKNFAKTHPELTFINAASGAQETTYVDPAPNFFRYNMDGAQWQVGLGKYAYEEKKYRKIATVGEDYSFIYTQVFGLVLEFCGAGGQVTNRQWVPLGTKDFASVIAALPDDVDAIYLGLGGADAVNFLNQYQQAGGKAHLMGGSIMIDQTILSSKGNAKNALVGTIAASGQADTWEDPGWQKFVKAYQDAFPPNKRFPSPSLLATNYYGSTMALILALREVNGDLSNNQAKYKAALAKIELDAPNGKIKLDSNRQAIGTNFVTEVVDDGKGALFSKVVKVIPNVNQTLGYDPAVFAKIGLPSRTVPECKKY; this is translated from the coding sequence ATGTTGAGAGGCAGTTTGGGACTTATCGCTTTGAGCAGCCTGTTTCTTTCAGGCGCCGCAATCGCCCAGGAGAAGATCAAGGTCGGCGTCACCGCAACCCTGGAAGGCACCTACACGGTGCTCGGCGAGGATGGCATGCGCGGCCACCAGACGGCGCTCAACGTGTTGGGCAAGAAGGTCGGCGACAAGGAGCTCGAGTTCATCGTCGCCTCGACCGACGCGACACCAGACTCCGCGGTGCGCGCCGTGCGCAAGCTGATCGAGCAGGACAAGGTACAGATCCTGCTGTCGCCGCTCTCCGGCGACGAGGGCATTGCGGTCAAGAACTTTGCTAAGACCCATCCCGAGCTGACCTTCATCAACGCCGCTTCCGGCGCCCAGGAAACGACCTATGTCGATCCCGCGCCGAACTTCTTCCGCTACAACATGGATGGCGCGCAGTGGCAGGTCGGCCTCGGCAAATACGCCTATGAGGAAAAGAAGTATCGCAAGATCGCGACTGTCGGCGAAGACTATTCCTTCATCTATACGCAGGTGTTCGGCCTGGTCCTCGAGTTCTGCGGCGCCGGCGGACAGGTCACCAACCGGCAATGGGTGCCACTCGGCACCAAGGACTTTGCCTCCGTCATCGCGGCCTTGCCCGACGACGTCGACGCCATCTACCTCGGGCTCGGCGGGGCCGACGCCGTCAACTTCCTGAACCAGTACCAGCAGGCGGGCGGCAAGGCACATCTGATGGGTGGTTCCATCATGATCGACCAGACCATCCTCTCGTCCAAGGGCAACGCCAAGAACGCGCTGGTCGGCACGATCGCGGCGAGCGGCCAGGCCGACACCTGGGAGGACCCAGGCTGGCAGAAATTCGTGAAGGCCTACCAGGACGCCTTCCCGCCCAACAAGCGCTTCCCCAGCCCTTCGTTGCTTGCGACCAATTACTATGGCTCGACCATGGCGCTGATCCTCGCGCTGCGCGAGGTCAACGGCGATCTTTCCAATAACCAGGCCAAATACAAGGCGGCGCTTGCCAAGATCGAACTCGATGCACCGAACGGCAAGATCAAGCTCGACTCCAATCGCCAGGCGATCGGCACCAACTTCGTCACGGAAGTCGTCGACGATGGCAAGGGCGCACTGTTCTCGAAAGTCGTGAAGGTGATCCCGAACGTCAACCAGACGCTGGGCTATGACCCCGCGGTGTTCGCCAAGATTGGTTTGCCAAGCCGTACAGTACCGGAATGTAAGAAGTACTGA
- a CDS encoding MHYT domain-containing protein, with translation MNHHAASHDPVLVALSILIAALASYTALDLATRMRAASGRARAAWLAAAATAMGGGIWSMHFVGMLAFRLPGVEISYDPFLTFLSLVVPIVVAAAAFAVVGRRPQALLVSGLAMGLGISGMHYTGMGAMRMAASVEYDPRWVVLSVVIAMCASVVALWLAFRKTNATQRLFAGLVMGVAISGMHYAAMEGASFVPATTMAGHAGHVVGRAPLAFLLAGATILILSIGIAAAVYDRASAERAQREASALRRSEERFRLLVEGIADHAMFMLEPNGSVGNWNLGARRLMGYGDDIVGTGYAILHTDEDRASGVPARALLEAERDGKSAAEGWRVRRDGSRFWAEATLVAVRNESGSITGFAKIVRDISERRRAQDALDRAREALTLSQKMETIGQLTGGVAHDFNNLLAAVLGSLELLKKRLQTDDPKIQRLVDNAMQGAQRGALLTQRLLAFARKQDLKPVVVDIAALVRGMASLLKFEAGVRIDTLFPLDLPNVKIDANQLELAILNLAVNARDAMPAGGLITISARHEQHEAGAPRYVALSVSDTGCGMDEETLKHAQEPFFTTKGIGKGTGLGLSMVHGLAEQSGGRLVLKSRLGVGTTAEIWLPVAGEEAALPALRAEAPAPILRSNRRLSVLLVDDDPLVLENTAAMLEDLGHAVVEARSGEEALALLRRTRTIELVVTDYAMPGMTGLQLAEAVVVERPGTVILLSTGYAELPIGARSNLQRLSKPFDQAALEKAIEGAMQEGEHTRSVVALRPKSA, from the coding sequence ATGAATCACCATGCAGCTTCTCACGATCCCGTTCTTGTCGCGCTGTCGATCCTGATCGCCGCGCTTGCCTCCTACACAGCGCTTGACCTTGCGACCCGCATGCGTGCCGCGTCCGGGCGGGCGCGTGCAGCCTGGCTTGCAGCCGCGGCCACCGCTATGGGCGGCGGCATTTGGTCCATGCATTTCGTCGGCATGCTGGCTTTCAGGCTGCCCGGGGTCGAGATCTCCTACGATCCATTCCTCACCTTTCTATCGCTTGTCGTTCCCATCGTTGTCGCGGCCGCGGCCTTCGCCGTGGTCGGAAGGCGCCCGCAGGCGCTCCTGGTATCCGGCCTGGCGATGGGGCTGGGCATATCCGGCATGCACTACACGGGCATGGGCGCAATGAGGATGGCGGCGTCCGTCGAGTACGATCCTCGATGGGTCGTGCTCTCGGTCGTGATCGCGATGTGCGCCTCGGTCGTGGCGCTCTGGCTCGCCTTTCGCAAGACAAACGCGACGCAGCGGCTGTTCGCAGGGCTTGTCATGGGTGTCGCGATTTCCGGCATGCATTACGCGGCCATGGAAGGTGCCTCGTTCGTGCCTGCGACCACCATGGCGGGACACGCTGGACATGTCGTGGGTCGGGCGCCGCTGGCATTTCTGCTCGCCGGCGCCACCATTCTCATCCTGAGCATCGGGATTGCGGCTGCCGTCTACGATAGGGCTTCGGCGGAGCGCGCCCAACGCGAGGCCAGTGCGCTGAGGCGTAGTGAAGAACGCTTTCGGCTCCTGGTGGAGGGGATCGCCGATCACGCCATGTTCATGCTCGAGCCGAATGGGTCCGTGGGAAACTGGAATCTCGGGGCGCGCAGGCTGATGGGTTATGGCGACGACATCGTCGGGACAGGCTATGCGATCCTTCATACCGACGAAGACCGTGCGTCCGGGGTGCCGGCACGTGCGCTCCTTGAGGCTGAGCGGGACGGCAAGTCGGCAGCAGAAGGCTGGCGCGTGCGCCGAGATGGCAGCCGCTTCTGGGCCGAGGCAACCCTGGTCGCGGTACGGAACGAAAGCGGCTCGATCACCGGGTTTGCCAAGATCGTGCGCGACATCAGCGAGAGAAGACGGGCACAGGACGCGCTGGATCGGGCACGCGAAGCGCTGACTTTATCGCAGAAAATGGAGACCATCGGTCAACTCACCGGTGGCGTGGCCCACGACTTCAACAACTTGCTCGCCGCCGTTCTCGGCAGCCTCGAGCTGCTGAAGAAGCGCCTGCAAACAGATGATCCAAAGATACAGCGTCTTGTGGACAACGCGATGCAAGGCGCGCAGCGGGGCGCTCTGCTCACCCAACGCTTGCTCGCCTTCGCTCGTAAACAGGATCTCAAACCGGTTGTCGTCGACATCGCCGCGCTGGTGCGGGGCATGGCCTCACTGCTGAAGTTCGAGGCAGGCGTACGTATCGACACACTGTTTCCGTTGGACCTGCCAAACGTAAAGATTGACGCCAACCAGCTCGAACTGGCCATCCTCAATCTCGCGGTAAACGCTCGTGATGCGATGCCGGCCGGTGGCCTGATAACCATATCCGCCCGACACGAGCAGCACGAAGCCGGCGCGCCTCGCTACGTCGCGCTCTCGGTGAGCGACACCGGCTGCGGCATGGACGAGGAGACGCTCAAGCACGCTCAGGAGCCGTTCTTCACGACGAAGGGCATCGGCAAAGGCACCGGGCTCGGACTATCGATGGTTCACGGCCTCGCCGAGCAGTCCGGCGGCAGGCTTGTCTTGAAGAGCCGCCTTGGGGTGGGTACGACGGCCGAGATCTGGCTGCCGGTAGCCGGGGAGGAGGCTGCGCTGCCAGCGCTGCGCGCGGAGGCTCCGGCCCCCATACTTCGGTCCAACCGCCGGCTTTCTGTGCTTCTGGTCGACGACGATCCTCTCGTGCTCGAGAATACGGCGGCAATGCTGGAGGATCTTGGGCATGCAGTGGTCGAGGCACGGTCGGGCGAAGAGGCATTGGCTCTTCTCCGCCGCACGCGGACCATCGAACTCGTTGTCACCGATTATGCCATGCCGGGCATGACCGGCCTGCAGCTTGCTGAAGCGGTGGTCGTGGAGCGTCCCGGGACAGTGATCCTCCTGAGCACCGGATACGCGGAGCTTCCCATCGGAGCGCGTTCCAACCTGCAACGCTTGTCGAAGCCGTTCGATCAGGCCGCGCTCGAGAAGGCTATCGAGGGAGCGATGCAGGAGGGGGAGCACACGAGATCTGTCGTCGCGCTTCGGCCAAAGAGCGCGTGA
- a CDS encoding calcium-binding protein — MATLHYAAGGGLDSQGNFAPAEAGFNLADVQYVDQVNALPDGVQGLVWLDQYQGVTQDFIDQVTPFLNNPKVFGFYLVDEPDLTGEWGPQADPADLKAESDWIHAHSDAKTFTVLMNTGSSDDPNYMNSYNQENTHIDYFGLDWYPVWTDRPDVDLSTIDKYVAAAEQAGIPLESIVPVYQAFGGGGWSTETGSQVAVPSAEQAQAMIDHWADLVPNPAFDYAYAWGSQNGDTALEDLPELQQVFLAHNTSEHTSSGGTTVPPVTDPVTDTPPVADDGGSTGTDGSTPPVADAGGSTGTDGSTPPVADAGGSTGTDGSTPPVADAGGDTGTDGTTTPPVADAGGSTGSTPPVSGSDGTTDPSTGGTTDTGGWGGHHHGNWGGGNWSGGWQTSDGDGGHYHRGGGLDFSQWINAATSSVSGSGDHSWWRGHNATSTATADAASDQTDTSDTGSFVSHLADLMSHHHDHHAWHS; from the coding sequence TTGGCAACATTACACTACGCTGCGGGCGGGGGTCTGGACTCGCAAGGTAACTTCGCACCAGCTGAAGCTGGCTTCAATCTCGCGGATGTCCAGTATGTCGACCAGGTGAATGCACTGCCCGACGGCGTGCAGGGTCTGGTCTGGCTCGATCAGTACCAAGGCGTGACTCAGGACTTCATCGACCAGGTGACGCCTTTCCTCAACAATCCGAAAGTGTTCGGTTTCTACCTTGTGGATGAGCCCGATCTGACCGGAGAGTGGGGACCGCAAGCCGACCCAGCGGATCTGAAGGCTGAATCCGACTGGATTCATGCGCACTCCGACGCCAAGACGTTCACCGTCCTGATGAACACGGGGTCATCGGACGATCCGAACTACATGAACAGCTACAACCAGGAGAACACCCACATCGATTACTTCGGTCTCGATTGGTATCCGGTTTGGACGGATCGTCCCGACGTCGACCTCAGCACCATCGACAAGTACGTCGCTGCTGCCGAGCAGGCCGGAATTCCGCTCGAGTCCATCGTTCCGGTTTACCAGGCGTTCGGAGGCGGCGGCTGGTCCACCGAAACCGGCAGCCAGGTCGCGGTGCCCTCTGCCGAGCAAGCGCAGGCGATGATCGATCATTGGGCGGACCTCGTTCCCAATCCGGCGTTCGACTATGCTTACGCTTGGGGTTCGCAGAATGGCGATACCGCGCTTGAGGATTTGCCGGAGCTGCAGCAGGTGTTCCTGGCGCACAATACCAGCGAGCACACGTCGTCGGGTGGCACGACCGTTCCGCCCGTTACGGATCCGGTGACCGACACGCCGCCGGTTGCGGACGATGGCGGCAGCACCGGCACGGATGGCAGCACGCCGCCTGTTGCGGACGCTGGCGGTAGCACCGGCACGGACGGCAGCACGCCGCCTGTTGCGGACGCTGGCGGTAGCACCGGCACGGACGGCAGCACGCCGCCGGTTGCGGACGCTGGCGGTGACACCGGCACGGATGGCACCACGACGCCGCCGGTTGCCGACGCTGGCGGTAGCACCGGAAGCACCCCTCCCGTGTCGGGCTCGGACGGAACGACGGATCCGTCGACCGGCGGTACGACGGACACTGGCGGCTGGGGTGGCCATCACCACGGCAACTGGGGCGGTGGCAACTGGTCGGGCGGTTGGCAGACGAGCGACGGCGACGGTGGGCACTACCACCGCGGCGGTGGGCTCGATTTCTCGCAGTGGATCAATGCCGCCACGTCGTCCGTGTCCGGATCCGGAGATCATTCCTGGTGGCGGGGTCACAATGCCACGTCGACCGCGACTGCGGATGCTGCGTCCGACCAGACGGATACGTCGGACACAGGGTCGTTCGTCTCGCATCTGGCTGATCTGATGTCTCACCATCACGATCATCACGCGTGGCACTCGTAA
- a CDS encoding type I secretion system permease/ATPase, producing the protein MHMLASAKQSALADAFRRIRPGLLAAGGLSIFINLLVFVSPLYTMQIYDRVLTSRNGMTLLLLSVIALVLFISYAALEHFRSRVLVQTSLHFDRIISGDTFETALGQALSTSSSHHVQLLRDVDTLREVLSGGVITSLMDVPWTPIFLAICFLLHPLIGLVALIGAVIILTLAFLNERLTKTPLNAAASKNLHALDRLTSSLRNAEAIRALGMGPAVRAAWAETHGQALLQSATAGERGGTLLAISKFLRMAIQVSIMGVGAYLAIQQEISGGVLFAASLIMGRALAPVEASVSQWKALVAARTSYARLNRALEARSTVGRPTRLPALVGQVSLEAATVLVPGSQLPAIADVSFRLAPGEVVAVVGQSGSGKSSLARALVGAWPLVHGCVRIDGNDVRHFDPNFLGQNLGYLPQDVELFAGTVRDNIARFRDDASDEAVVEAAQLASAHMMIQRLPKGYDTVIGDNGAGLSGGQRQRIGLARALFGKPVLVVLDEPNANLDGDGDRALADAIQRLRQNKVTIVIINHRPNLLAAVDKIVFMHEGRLGRIGTREEMLPTLLGKTVAPMRRDAREPAEHHRADRHHHADGSHRGDGAHRHAQLSNQVRQAHATRQ; encoded by the coding sequence ATGCACATGCTCGCTTCGGCAAAACAGTCTGCGCTTGCGGACGCTTTCCGTCGGATACGTCCCGGCCTGCTCGCGGCCGGCGGACTGTCCATTTTCATCAACCTGCTGGTGTTCGTTTCGCCGCTCTACACCATGCAGATCTACGATCGGGTGCTGACGAGCCGAAACGGGATGACGCTGCTGCTGCTCTCGGTGATCGCGCTCGTTCTTTTCATCAGCTACGCGGCGCTCGAGCATTTTCGCAGCCGTGTTCTCGTGCAAACTTCGCTTCACTTTGATCGGATAATCTCGGGGGACACGTTCGAGACAGCGCTCGGACAGGCGCTGAGCACGAGCAGCTCGCATCACGTTCAGCTGCTGCGCGACGTCGACACCTTGCGTGAAGTGTTGTCGGGCGGCGTCATCACGTCGCTGATGGACGTGCCGTGGACGCCGATTTTCCTCGCGATTTGTTTTCTGCTCCATCCGCTGATCGGCCTCGTCGCCCTGATCGGCGCGGTCATTATCCTGACGCTGGCCTTCCTCAACGAGCGGCTTACGAAGACGCCGCTGAATGCGGCTGCATCGAAGAATCTTCATGCACTGGACCGCTTGACCTCGTCGCTGCGCAACGCCGAAGCGATCCGCGCGCTTGGAATGGGACCCGCGGTCCGCGCCGCCTGGGCGGAAACTCACGGTCAGGCGCTGTTGCAAAGCGCGACGGCCGGGGAGCGAGGAGGGACTTTGCTCGCGATCTCGAAATTTCTGCGCATGGCGATTCAGGTGTCCATCATGGGAGTAGGCGCATACCTCGCGATCCAGCAGGAAATCTCGGGAGGTGTGCTGTTTGCGGCGTCGCTGATCATGGGACGCGCGCTCGCACCCGTGGAGGCTTCGGTATCGCAATGGAAGGCGCTGGTTGCCGCGCGGACCTCCTATGCCCGGCTCAATCGCGCGCTCGAGGCGCGTTCGACAGTGGGGCGGCCGACGAGACTGCCGGCACTGGTGGGGCAGGTCTCGCTCGAGGCCGCGACGGTGCTCGTCCCCGGATCGCAACTGCCGGCCATCGCCGACGTCTCGTTCCGCCTGGCGCCCGGCGAAGTGGTCGCCGTGGTTGGGCAGTCCGGCTCTGGAAAATCGTCGTTGGCGCGGGCCCTGGTCGGCGCCTGGCCGCTGGTGCACGGCTGCGTGCGCATCGACGGCAACGACGTCAGGCATTTCGATCCCAATTTCCTTGGACAGAACCTCGGCTACCTTCCTCAGGACGTCGAACTGTTTGCCGGTACCGTGCGCGACAACATTGCACGTTTCCGCGACGACGCCTCCGACGAGGCGGTCGTCGAGGCGGCGCAGTTGGCGTCGGCGCACATGATGATCCAGCGTCTCCCGAAGGGCTATGACACCGTGATCGGAGACAACGGCGCAGGTTTGTCCGGTGGTCAGCGGCAGCGCATCGGGCTCGCGCGCGCACTGTTCGGCAAGCCGGTGCTGGTCGTGCTCGACGAGCCGAATGCAAACCTCGATGGTGACGGCGATCGCGCGCTGGCCGATGCGATCCAGCGGCTGAGGCAGAACAAGGTGACGATCGTGATCATCAATCACCGCCCGAACCTGCTCGCCGCGGTAGACAAGATCGTGTTCATGCACGAGGGACGGCTCGGACGAATCGGGACGCGCGAGGAAATGTTGCCTACGCTGCTTGGGAAAACGGTTGCGCCGATGCGGCGTGACGCGCGCGAGCCCGCTGAGCATCATCGCGCTGATCGCCATCACCATGCTGATGGAAGCCATCGTGGCGATGGCGCTCACCGTCACGCGCAGCTTTCAAATCAGGTGCGTCAGGCGCACGCGACGAGGCAGTAA